One genomic segment of Ricinus communis isolate WT05 ecotype wild-type chromosome 5, ASM1957865v1, whole genome shotgun sequence includes these proteins:
- the LOC125370034 gene encoding uncharacterized protein LOC125370034: protein MASSSSSAPAAPTFNGSLYHLWSMKMKTYLKSQGLWKVVETDEDPPALRPNPIVAQLRDHEEQLLRKDKALTCIHSSLANHVFTSIMDLETPKAMKDDELVKDYSSRMMDLVNQIRLYGEALPDQRVVEKIMVSVPRKFEAKISAIEESCDLQRLTVVELISKLVAQEQRSSVRDEEAI from the exons atggcttcaagtagcTCATCAGCTCCAGCAGCTCCTACCTTCAACGGATCACTTTATCATTTGTGGTCGATGAAGATGAAAACTTACCTCAAATCTCAAGGTCTATGGAAAGTGGTTGAGACAGATGAAGATCCTCCCGCTCTCAGGCCAAATCCAATAGTAGCTCAGCTCAGAGACCATGAAGAACAGCTCCTCAGGAAAGATAAAGCCTTGACTTGCATCCACTCAAGCTTGGCAAATCATGTTTTCACCAGCATCATGGACCTGGAAACACCCAAAGCT ATGAAGGATGACGAGCTAGTGAAAGATTATTCATCAAGAATGATGGATCTTGTAAACCAAATTAGGTTGTATGGTGAAGCTCTACCTGATCAGAGAGTGGTGGAGAAGATTATGGTCAGCGTACCAAGAAAATTTGAAGCTAAAATTTCAGCTATTGAAGAGTCATGTGATTTGCAGAGGCTAACAGTAGTTGAGCTCATTAGCAAATTAGTAGCTCAAGAACAAAGAAGCTCAGTGAGAGATGAAGAGGCAATTTGA
- the LOC107262689 gene encoding uncharacterized mitochondrial protein AtMg00810-like isoform X2: protein MVPWIDSKPVLLQKATTRLMVLTTQRPSLPSFVQSHYALTILERSHMVNCKSMSTPLDIKLQPFVSAPSLADPSYYRGIVGALQYITLTRPDLSYRVNYVSQFMHAPTTAHLKLIHRILQYLKGTLSTGLHLTSNTSLTLSGFSEVDWAACPTTRRSTTGYCIFLGSNLISWCAKKQHTISRSSTEAEYRAMSHTTTELTWLSYLLSDLHIYGSPSPTLYCDNISALYLTINPVFHVRSKHIELDYHYVYERVARGLLVTKHIPSTHHVADLFSKSVPKATLA, encoded by the exons ATGGTACCTTGGATCGACTCAAAGCCCGTCTTGTTGCAAAAGGCTACCACTAGATTAATGGTCTTGACTACACAGAGACCTTCTCTCCCGTCATTCGTCCAG TCTCACTATGCTCTCACAATTCTTGAACGGTCTCATATGGTGAATTGCAAATCCATGTCTACACCATTGGATATCAAACTTCAACCTTTTGTATCGGCTCCTTCTCTTGCAGACCCCAGTTATTATCGAGGCATTGTTGGAGCTCTTCAGTATATTACTCTTACGCGACCCGACCTTTCCTACCGTGTCAATTATGTCTCTCAGTTCATGCATGCCCCTACGACTGCTCacttaaaattaatccatCGCATCCTTCAGTATCTCAAAGGCACACTCTCCACCGGTTTACATCTCACCTCCAATACCTCGCTTACTTTATCTGGTTTTTCTGAAGTCGACTGGGCTGCTTGTCCTACAACCCGACGCTCTACTACTGGCTACTGTATTTTTCTTGGGTCCAATCTCATCTCTTGGTGCGCAAAAAAACAACATACCATCTCGCGTTCCAGCACTGAAGCTGAGTATCGAGCTATGTCTCACACCACTACTGAACTCACTTGGCTTTCCTATCTTCTTAGTGACCTTCACATTTATGGTTCACCCTCTCCAACTCTCTACTGTGATAACATCAGTGCTCTTTATCTCACTATTAATCCAGTTTTCCATGTTCGTAGTAAACATATTGAATTAGATTACCATTATGTTTATGAACGTGTTGCTCGTGGACTTCTTGTCACCAAGCATATTCCTTCGACTCATCATGTTGCTGATCTGTTTAGCAAATCTGTGCCAAAGGCCACCTTGGCTTGA
- the LOC107262689 gene encoding uncharacterized mitochondrial protein AtMg00810-like isoform X1 has product MTQPSGVIDPQFPNHVCELQRALYGLKQAPHAWFDRLSNFLLSCGFFFCSLVDPSLFIRHSDQGVLALLLYVDDILLIGSSSILVNSFIHTLSQEFSMKDLGPVHHFLDVVISLTSGGLHLSQSHYALTILERSHMVNCKSMSTPLDIKLQPFVSAPSLADPSYYRGIVGALQYITLTRPDLSYRVNYVSQFMHAPTTAHLKLIHRILQYLKGTLSTGLHLTSNTSLTLSGFSEVDWAACPTTRRSTTGYCIFLGSNLISWCAKKQHTISRSSTEAEYRAMSHTTTELTWLSYLLSDLHIYGSPSPTLYCDNISALYLTINPVFHVRSKHIELDYHYVYERVARGLLVTKHIPSTHHVADLFSKSVPKATLA; this is encoded by the coding sequence ATGACCCAACCTTCAGGTGTGATAGATCCTCAGTTTCCAAATCATGTTTGTGAGTTGCAACGTGCTTTGTATGGGCTTAAACAAGCACCTCATGCTTGGTTTGATAGACttagtaattttttactttcttgtggtttttttttttgtagtcTTGTTGATCCCTCTCTTTTTATACGTCACTCTGATCAAGGTGTACTTGCCTTGCTTTTATATGTAGATGACATACTCCTCATAGGGTCTTCCTCTATACTTGTTAACTCTTTTATTCACACTTTAAGTCAGGAATTTTCCATGAAAGATCTTGGCCCTGTTCATCATTTTCTTGATGTTGTTATCTCCCTTACATCTGGTGGTCTCCATCTTTCTCAGTCTCACTATGCTCTCACAATTCTTGAACGGTCTCATATGGTGAATTGCAAATCCATGTCTACACCATTGGATATCAAACTTCAACCTTTTGTATCGGCTCCTTCTCTTGCAGACCCCAGTTATTATCGAGGCATTGTTGGAGCTCTTCAGTATATTACTCTTACGCGACCCGACCTTTCCTACCGTGTCAATTATGTCTCTCAGTTCATGCATGCCCCTACGACTGCTCacttaaaattaatccatCGCATCCTTCAGTATCTCAAAGGCACACTCTCCACCGGTTTACATCTCACCTCCAATACCTCGCTTACTTTATCTGGTTTTTCTGAAGTCGACTGGGCTGCTTGTCCTACAACCCGACGCTCTACTACTGGCTACTGTATTTTTCTTGGGTCCAATCTCATCTCTTGGTGCGCAAAAAAACAACATACCATCTCGCGTTCCAGCACTGAAGCTGAGTATCGAGCTATGTCTCACACCACTACTGAACTCACTTGGCTTTCCTATCTTCTTAGTGACCTTCACATTTATGGTTCACCCTCTCCAACTCTCTACTGTGATAACATCAGTGCTCTTTATCTCACTATTAATCCAGTTTTCCATGTTCGTAGTAAACATATTGAATTAGATTACCATTATGTTTATGAACGTGTTGCTCGTGGACTTCTTGTCACCAAGCATATTCCTTCGACTCATCATGTTGCTGATCTGTTTAGCAAATCTGTGCCAAAGGCCACCTTGGCTTGA
- the LOC8272451 gene encoding disease resistance protein RPV1, which yields MASPSSASHSTHKWKYDVFLSFRGADTRQNFTSHLHFALCRKSIRTFIDDELSRGEQITPALLEVVEESRIAVIIFSKNYGSSTFCLDEVAKIIECNETHRQTVVPVFYHVDPLDVENQTGSFETAFAKHEIHNFDRVQRWKAALSKAASMAGWDSKVIRMESQLVENIVRDILEKLKQAYPCDLEGLVGIKSRIGEIKALLFAENQKSNSIRASISTKPLDVRVLGIWGMGGIGKTTLAKAVFSDIACQFEGRCFLPSVRKFFEKDDGYYIIKELLSQISRESDVKISKTDILCSPFVKRMLNRNVLVIIDDVNSPQQLDFFAENRNWFGTGSRIIVTSRDRQILLGSADDIYEIKKLGYNEAQQLFSQNAFKKTFPPEGLIALSHSYIQYANGIPLALKVLGSNLFGRTERKWKSTLEKLRQAPNKDVLNILKVSYDGLDKEEKEIFLHVVSFFSRKKKIDEVTQILDGCGFSTEVVLCDLVDKSLITISDNTIAIHDLLHAMGMEIVRQESTEPGEWSRLWDHEDILRVLTRNAGTEAIEAIFLDMSKIDEIIDLNPNVFARMSNLKLLRFYDPNFDSRELKDIKVRLSRGLDSLSSKLQYLYWNGYPSKTLPANFHPKDLVELHLPSSKLKRLPWKNMDLKKLKEIDLSWSSRLTTVPELSRATNLTCINLSDSKRIRRFPSTIGLDSLETLNLSDCVKLERFPDVSRSIRFLYLYGTAIEEVPSSVGCLSRLVSLNLFDCTKLKSLPTSICKIKSLELLCLSGCTNLKHFPEISETMDCLVELYLDGTAIADLPLSVENLKRLSSLSLSNCRNLVCLPESISKLKHLSSLDFSDCPKLEKLPEELIVSLELIARGCHLSKLASDLSGLSCLSFLDLSKTKFETLPPSIKQLSQLITLDISFCDRLESLPDLSLSLQFMYAQDCTSLTSVCGLK from the exons ATGGCTTCCCCTTCTTCTGCTTCTCATTCTACCCACAAATGGAAGTATGATGTTTTCTTGAGCTTCAGAGGCGCAGACACTCGCCAAAATTTCACCAGCCACCTGCACTTTGCTTTGTGTCGCAAATCGATTAGAACCTTCATCGATGACGAACTTAGTAGAGGTGAACAAATCACACCTGCACTTCTGGAAGTGGTTGAAGAGTCGAGGATTGCAGTAATTATTTTCTCGAAAAACTACGGGTCTTCAACATTCTGCTTAGATGAAGTTGCTAAGATAATTGAATGCAATGAAACTCATCGGCAGACAGTGGTTCCAGTATTCTACCACGTTGATCCATTAGATGTAGAGAATCAAACTGGGAGTTTCGAGACAGCTTTTGCTAAACATGAGATTCACAACTTTGACAGAGTGCAGAGGTGGAAGGCTGCGTTGTCCAAAGCAGCCAGTATGGCCGGATGGGACTCCAAAGTTATCAG GATGGAGTCGCAACTTGTAGAAAACATTGTTCGggatattttagaaaaattgaaacaagcATATCCATGTGATTTGGAGGGGCTCGTGGGAATAAAATCACGCATTGGTGAAATCAAGGCATTATTATTTGCAGAGAACCAGAAATCAAATTCCATCCGTGCTTCGATATCCACCAAGCCATTAGATGTCCGCGTTCTAGGAATTTGGGGGATGGGAGGCATAGGTAAAACAACCCTTGCTAAAGCTGTTTTTAGTGATATTGCATGCCAGTTTGAAGGACGATGCTTTCTTCCAAGTGTCaggaaattttttgaaaaagatgACGGTTACTATATAATAAAGGAGCTTCTTTCTCAAATATCAAGAGAAAGTGATGTGAAGATTAGCAAAACTGATATTCTATGCTCTCCTTTTGTTAAAAGAATGCTTAACAGAAATGTTTTGgttattattgatgatgtCAACAGTCCACAACAATTAGATTTCTTTGCTGAAAATCGTAATTGGTTTGGTACTGGAAGTAGAATAATTGTAACAAGCAGAGACAGACAAATCCTTTTAGGAAGTGCTGatgatatatatgaaattaagaaattaggTTACAACGAAGCTCAGCAACTTTTTAGTCAGAATGCCTTCAAGAAAACCTTTCCCCCAGAAGGTCTTATTGCTCTGTCGCATTCGTATATACAATATGCTAATGGCATTCCTTTGGCTCTTAAGGTTTTGGGTTCCAATTTATTTGGCAGGACTGAGAGGAAATGGAAGAGTACATTGGAAAAATTGCGACAAGCTCCTAATAAAGATGTTCTAAACATTTTAAAGGTCAGTTATGATGGCCTTGACaaggaagaaaaggaaattttcCTTCATGTTGTAAGTTTCTTTAGCCGcaagaagaagatagatgAAGTGACACAAATACTAGATGGCTGTGGCTTCTCCACAGAGGTTGTATTATGTGATCTCGTTGATAAATCGCTTATAACTATCTCAGACAATACGATCGCAATACATGATTTGTTGCACGCAATGGGAATGGAGATTGTTCGCCAAGAATCAACAGAGCCAGGCGAATGGAGCAGATTATGGGATCATGAAGATATCCTTCGTGTGCTCACAAGAAATGCT GGAACCGAGGCAATTGAAGCTATATTCCTCGACATGTCTAAAATCGATGAGATTATTGACTTAAATCCAAACGTCTTCGCAAGAATGTCTAATCTCAAATTGCTCAGATTCTATGATCCCAATTTTGATTCCAGGGAGTTGAAAGATATTAAAGTTCGCCTTTCACGAGGTCTAGATTCTCTCTCCAGTAAGCTGCAATATCTGTATTGGAATGGGTACCCATCAAAAACTTTGCCAGCCAATTTCCACCCAAAGGACCTTGTTGAGCTTCATTTGCCCAGTAGCAAATTAAAACGACTGCCATGGAAAAACATG GATCTTAAGAAGTTAAAAGAGATTGATCTGAGTTGGTCCTCTCGCCTTACCACAGTTCCAGAGCTGTCACGAGCTACAAATCTCACTTGCATAAATCTGTCGGACAGCAAAAGGATAAGGAGATTCCCAAGTACCATCGGTTTAGACTCTCTTGAGACTCTTAATCTCTCTGACTGCGTGAAACTTGAGAGATTTCCTGACGTTTCCAGGAGCATACGATTCCTCTATCTGTATGGGACGGCTATAGAAGAAGTGCCCTCATCTGTTGGGTGCCTCAGCAGACTAGTATCCTTGAACTTGTTCGACTGCACTAAGCTCAAGAGTCTTCCAACAAGCATCTGCAAGATAAAATCACTTGAATTGCTTTGTTTATCTGGCTGCACAAATCTAAAGCATTTTCCAGAAATCTCGGAGACCATGGATTGTCTAGTGGAGCTTTATCTAGATGGAACGGCCATTGCAGATCTACCCCTGTCCGTTGAAAATCTAAAACGACTCTCTTCTCTATCTTTGAGCAATTGCAGAAACCTTGTTTGTCTTCCAGAAAGCATCTCTAAGTTGAAACATCTTTCCAGTCTTGATTTCTCTGATTGCCCAAAGCTTGAAAAGTTGCCAGAGGAACTAATAGTTTCTTTGGAGTTGATAGCACGTGGCTGccatttatcaaaattagctTCTGACCTAAGTGGTTTATCTTGTCTATCATTCTTAGATTTGAGTAAGACCAAATTTGAGACGCTACCGCCAAGCATCAAACAACTCTCTCAACTGATAACTCTTGATATAAGTTTCTGTGATAGGCTGGAATCGTTGCCGGATCTTTCGCTCTCTCTACAATTTATGTATGCACAAGACTGCACATCATTGACAAGTGTTTGTGGCCTTAAATAA
- the LOC8272450 gene encoding protein DETOXIFICATION 56 codes for MFTIIPKFEENTVGKTSQSSPPHTLTAQKWPANLTQIVLSEMRTQRGMALPLLAMNLTWFAKTAITTAFLGRLGELRLAGGTLGFTFANVTGFSVLNGLCGAMEPICGQAYGAKNFRLLHKTLLMTTFVLLLITLPVSFLWLNVDKILIHFGQQEDISLVARTYLFYLLPDLAVISLLCPLKAYLSSQGITLPIMFSSGLALALHLPINIFLVKAKGLEGVSMSIWITDLIVVVFLALYVLVTENRKGGKWKDGGWLDQGVYDWLRLLKLSAPCCLSTCLEWWCWEILVLLTGRLANAKQAVGVIAIVLNFDYLLFSVMLTLATCASIRVSNELGANQAGPAYRSAYVSLAVSLVSGFFGGLAMVGGRGIWAPLFTHDKGIIRGAKKMMLLMALIEVINFPLAVCGGVVRGTARPWLAMYSNLGGFYLLALPVAVLLAFKARLGLGGLLLGFLVGLSACLALLVVFIMRIDWDVEADKAQKLASDVQENIQRENQRPNRTPDDAEV; via the coding sequence ATGTTTACCATAATACCAAAATTTGAAGAGAACACTGTTGGCAAAACTTCTCAATCTTCTCCACCGCATACACTGACCGCACAAAAATGGCCTGCAAATCTTACGCAAATAGTACTTTCAGAGATGCGAACGCAACGAGGGATGGCCCTTCCCTTATTGGCAATGAATTTGACATGGTTTGCCAAGACAGCTATCACAACCGCTTTCCTTGGCCGGCTTGGAGAGCTCCGGTTAGCTGGTGGAACTCTTGGGTTCACTTTTGCTAATGTCACTGGCTTCTCTGTCTTGAATGGGCTCTGTGGTGCCATGGAACCTATCTGTGGTCAAGCTTATGGGGCTAAAAATTTTAGGCTACTCCATAAGACACTTCTCATGACAACCTTCGTGTTGCTATTAATAACCCTGCCTGTATCTTTCTTATGGCTTAATGTGGACAAAATCCTCATCCATTTCGGCCAACAGGAAGACATTTCACTTGTTGCGAGAACATATCTTTTCTATCTTCTACCTGATTTAGCAGTCATATCTTTACTTTGTCCTCTCAAAGCCTACTTGAGCTCTCAAGGTATAACGCTTCCTATAATGTTCAGCTCAGGTTTAGCTCTAGCTTTACACTTACCTATCAACATCTTTCTTGTAAAAGCCAAGGGTCTTGAGGGGGTGTCCATGTCGATATGGATAACCGATCTTATAGTTGTGGTTTTTCTAGCTTTATACGTGTTGGTGacagaaaatagaaaaggagGAAAGTGGAAGGATGGAGGATGGTTAGACCAGGGTGTATACGACTGGCTCAGGTTGCTAAAGCTTTCTGCCCCATGTTGCCTTAGTACCTGTCTTGAATGGTGGTGCTGGGAAATACTGGTCTTGCTCACAGGGCGGCTGGCGAACGCCAAGCAAGCAGTGGGAGTGATAGCCATTGTGCTAAATTTTGACTACCTGCTGTTCTCTGTGATGCTTACTTTAGCAACCTGTGCTTCAATCCGCGTGTCCAATGAACTTGGAGCCAACCAAGCAGGCCCTGCATACCGGTCAGCATATGTGTCTCTGGCCGTGAGCTTGGTATCGGGTTTCTTCGGTGGCTTGGCGATGGTAGGAGGTAGAGGTATTTGGGCACCTTTGTTTACCCATGACAAGGGCATTATAAGAGGTGCAAAGAAGATGATGTTGCTCATGGCTTTGATAGAAGTAATAAACTTTCCTCTAGCAGTATGTGGCGGTGTTGTACGGGGAACAGCTAGGCCATGGTTGGCCATGTATTCCAATCTTGGTGGGTTCTATCTTCTGGCCTTGCCAGTGGCTGTGCTTTTAGCATTTAAGGCAAGACTCGGGCTTGGTGGGTTGCTGTTAGGTTTCCTGGTTGGATTGTCAGCATGCTTAGCGTTGTTAGTGGTGTTTATTATGAGGATTGACTGGGATGTAGAAGCTGACAAGGCACAAAAGCTTGCCAGTGATGTGCAAGAGAACATTCAGAGAGAAAATCAGAGACCTAATAGAACACCAGATGATGCTGAAGTATGA